In a single window of the Dethiosulfovibrio salsuginis genome:
- a CDS encoding Synerg-CTERM sorting domain-containing protein, whose protein sequence is MKKYLLALAVVIAMAGVAVANVYDDPHNPASADSDVDVKIDSTIVVTSADFAGDQSVSMDFGAMILDASFDSVVVSFDKTTVRRDSSSDVTAVAVFTVSADSAQAKSADKLSFTIKNVDTNKFTSAYMRAKSSDSFVSGGTTYPIVSGEWHGAPVVSLDILTSRDAKITVNKPGNFFSENPIVLAKTTPVHTGGSSSSGCNVGFAPMALLLGLPLFFLKK, encoded by the coding sequence ATGAAGAAATATCTTTTAGCTTTAGCTGTTGTAATAGCCATGGCCGGTGTGGCTGTGGCGAATGTCTATGATGATCCTCATAACCCGGCCAGTGCGGATTCCGATGTTGATGTCAAGATTGATTCCACGATTGTCGTGACTTCAGCCGATTTTGCAGGGGATCAGAGTGTGTCTATGGACTTTGGGGCCATGATTCTTGATGCTTCTTTTGATTCTGTAGTTGTGAGTTTTGACAAAACTACTGTTCGTAGGGACTCTTCTTCTGACGTTACAGCGGTTGCTGTGTTTACCGTAAGTGCTGATAGTGCGCAGGCTAAATCGGCGGACAAGCTTTCTTTTACTATAAAGAATGTGGATACTAATAAGTTCACCTCTGCTTACATGAGAGCCAAGAGCAGTGATAGCTTTGTTTCCGGTGGAACTACTTACCCCATAGTCAGTGGCGAGTGGCATGGCGCTCCAGTTGTTTCTCTGGATATCCTGACTTCTAGGGACGCTAAGATTACCGTTAACAAGCCCGGAAACTTCTTTTCTGAGAATCCTATCGTTCTTGCCAAGACGACCCCTGTCCATACTGGCGGTTCCTCTTCCTCCGGCTGTAACGTAGGCTTCGCTCCTATGGCCCTTCTTCTCGGCCTGCCTCTGTTCTTCCTCAAGAAGTAA
- a CDS encoding glycosyltransferase family 2 protein, translated as MISIIIPTHNSERFLLNTIKSLQMQTDQNFEIVFVDDNSNDSTLHLIKEFKLKNKEKVQILASPQNIGPGGARNLGIKSAKGEFILFLDSDDTLTSNAIEKLNKIIATKPIDCLFFDALSVKNKKKHTSKLFPLKMKLSSPRR; from the coding sequence ATGATATCAATCATAATACCGACACACAACTCAGAGCGTTTTTTATTAAACACAATAAAAAGTCTTCAAATGCAGACAGACCAGAACTTTGAGATCGTTTTTGTAGATGACAACTCTAATGACAGCACACTACATCTAATAAAAGAATTTAAATTAAAAAACAAAGAAAAAGTCCAGATACTAGCATCCCCCCAAAATATAGGTCCAGGTGGAGCTAGAAACTTAGGGATAAAAAGTGCAAAAGGAGAGTTCATTCTTTTTCTTGATTCTGATGACACACTGACCAGTAATGCCATAGAAAAATTAAATAAAATAATAGCCACTAAACCGATAGACTGCCTGTTTTTCGATGCACTATCAGTAAAAAACAAAAAAAAACATACCTCAAAACTCTTCCCTTTAAAAATGAAGTTATCATCTCCAAGGAGATAG
- a CDS encoding sugar transferase: protein MAKYIAFVKWGLLALDGITFLLVATVGSTTLTQILSHPIQWGTLLVAIILSLYACRCYDFESLSQSRKGESMFRVFIGSSVAVILVGIGTLYTVPNYLRILSKIEFATIWLGFASIASLARWIISKGLRYLLPCKRAIIVGQKAKWHPIMMEISEKLVRKLLPVAYCEPNEKSIQEAINLKGQTQIIILADSSFSSEEGQTSLISALRHKGIETIFLPELAEKYLGRIPHELLMEYSDYYHICLSREINDKPQRISDILAGLVGMTVGMILMIPTAIAVAASSGFPVIFTQRRIGKDGRIYTLHKFRSMTKEKPQEAAFANQEQSRITKVGRFIRKTRLDELPQFWDVLTGSMSLIGPRPEQPEFVKSFREEIPFYEYRHRIRPGITGWAQINFTYAADVTETRKKLEYDLYYVKNRSLLLNLQIGLKTVETMLGMRGAR from the coding sequence GTGGCAAAGTACATAGCTTTTGTGAAGTGGGGCCTTCTCGCCCTGGACGGAATAACATTTCTTCTGGTGGCAACCGTAGGCTCTACGACATTAACCCAGATACTTAGCCACCCAATCCAGTGGGGGACGTTGCTGGTGGCTATAATACTCTCTCTCTACGCCTGCCGGTGCTACGACTTTGAGTCGTTATCTCAAAGCCGAAAAGGAGAGTCTATGTTCAGGGTCTTCATAGGATCGTCGGTAGCGGTCATCCTGGTGGGAATAGGAACCCTCTACACCGTCCCTAACTACCTCCGAATACTTTCCAAAATTGAGTTTGCGACCATCTGGCTGGGCTTTGCATCGATAGCGAGCCTAGCCAGATGGATAATATCTAAGGGCCTCAGATATCTCCTGCCCTGCAAGAGGGCGATTATAGTCGGCCAAAAGGCAAAGTGGCACCCTATTATGATGGAGATCTCGGAAAAACTCGTCAGGAAGCTACTTCCGGTGGCCTACTGCGAGCCTAACGAAAAATCCATACAGGAAGCAATAAACCTAAAAGGGCAGACCCAGATCATCATACTGGCGGACAGCTCCTTCTCCTCGGAGGAAGGACAGACCTCCCTGATATCCGCCCTCCGACACAAAGGCATCGAAACCATCTTTCTCCCGGAACTGGCGGAAAAGTATCTAGGCAGAATTCCCCATGAGCTTCTCATGGAATACTCGGACTACTACCATATATGTCTCAGCAGGGAGATAAACGACAAACCTCAGAGGATCAGCGACATACTGGCAGGGCTTGTGGGAATGACGGTAGGAATGATACTCATGATCCCCACGGCCATAGCTGTAGCGGCCTCCTCGGGCTTTCCGGTTATCTTTACCCAACGGAGAATCGGAAAAGACGGCAGGATCTACACCTTGCACAAGTTCAGAAGCATGACCAAGGAAAAACCCCAAGAAGCGGCCTTCGCAAACCAGGAGCAGAGCAGAATAACCAAAGTTGGCAGGTTCATAAGGAAAACAAGACTGGACGAACTGCCTCAGTTCTGGGACGTACTCACAGGCTCTATGAGCCTTATAGGCCCAAGACCAGAGCAACCGGAGTTCGTAAAGAGCTTCAGAGAAGAGATACCGTTCTACGAATATCGTCACAGAATAAGACCTGGCATAACAGGCTGGGCCCAGATAAACTTCACCTACGCAGCAGACGTAACGGAAACCAGAAAGAAACTGGAATACGACCTTTACTACGTAAAGAACAGGTCGCTACTGCTAAACCTCCAGATCGGCCTGAAGACCGTTGAGACCATGTTGGGAATGAGGGGAGCGAGATGA
- a CDS encoding GDP-mannose 4,6-dehydratase produces the protein MTKHCLVTGGAGFIGSHLVDLLMDQGWKVTVVDNFDPFYDKSIKLSNIAPHRDNPKYRLVEEDIRNLPGLREKLNDSYDVIVHLAAKAGVRPSIQDPVGYQEVNVTGTQNMLEFAKERNIKQFVFASSSSVYGINPNVPWSEDDHVLMPISPYASTKVSGELMGHVYSHLYGIRFLALRFFTVYGPRQRPDLAIHKFTKLIKEGKPIPVYGDGSTRRDYTYVEDIVKGIRSAMDYDKTLYEVINLGNNKTVSLAEMIEAIEQTLGIKAIIDRQPTQPGDVPQTWADVRKAKKIIRYSPTTEITKGIAQFGKSKS, from the coding sequence GTGACGAAACACTGTCTAGTCACAGGGGGAGCGGGGTTCATCGGAAGCCATCTGGTGGACCTGCTCATGGATCAGGGCTGGAAAGTCACCGTAGTGGACAACTTCGACCCCTTTTACGACAAATCGATCAAGCTGTCCAACATAGCCCCTCACAGAGATAACCCAAAATATCGTCTGGTGGAGGAGGACATCCGTAACCTGCCGGGCCTGAGGGAGAAGCTGAACGACAGCTACGACGTAATAGTCCATCTGGCCGCCAAGGCGGGGGTAAGGCCCTCCATACAGGATCCTGTAGGATATCAGGAGGTAAACGTAACAGGGACACAGAACATGCTCGAGTTCGCCAAAGAGAGGAATATAAAGCAATTCGTGTTCGCATCGTCCTCCAGCGTCTACGGCATAAATCCTAACGTACCGTGGAGCGAGGACGATCACGTACTGATGCCTATAAGCCCCTACGCCTCGACCAAAGTAAGCGGAGAGCTAATGGGACACGTCTACAGCCATCTCTACGGCATAAGATTTTTAGCACTCAGGTTTTTCACCGTCTACGGACCGAGACAGAGGCCTGACCTTGCTATACATAAATTCACAAAGCTCATAAAAGAGGGCAAGCCAATACCGGTTTACGGAGACGGAAGCACCAGAAGAGACTATACCTACGTAGAGGACATAGTAAAGGGCATAAGATCCGCCATGGACTACGATAAAACCCTCTACGAAGTCATAAACCTGGGCAACAACAAAACAGTGAGCCTGGCGGAGATGATAGAGGCTATAGAGCAGACCCTGGGGATAAAGGCCATCATAGACAGACAGCCAACCCAACCGGGAGATGTGCCACAGACCTGGGCGGATGTTAGGAAAGCCAAAAAAATAATAAGATACTCCCCTACAACAGAAATAACTAAGGGGATAGCCCAATTCGGAAAGTCTAAGTCATGA
- a CDS encoding SLBB domain-containing protein, translating to MRRKKFLPIVALAITMALSNYAAAETGPSIAAMQALAAPVVAEGGPAPAQGSAPEGQTPEGQQEGQEGDEAEGPEGKQEGQQEGIQAPEGGEEIDDFLAGGARNRFTTRLPRYGAAFFRGTPSTFAPVQDVPVGPDYVVGPGDEIRISVWGLEERHFSVTVDRNGSVSLPVAGVVGAAGLTFGQLQNAIEKAYARFLNDFDINVTMGRLHSITVYVTGNARRPGAYTVSSLSTVMNVLLASGGPSDSGSMRKIQLKRGGKVITTFDAYDLLMHGNKANDVRVMAGDVLFIPTVGKLAAITGDIRTPAVYEMKGDSLSLSELINMAGGLTQRAYKGRVQIERFQDNQRRITFEGDIVNLDPKAQGGIALQNGDLVRIYPVPVAQAMINITGAVAQPGQFAIDAGSTKLADVIQRAGGILYMASDRAEITRVKVTQQGPITEHIEVNVKKALEGSIQDNIALQINDYIFIRNVPEWDLYRTVNIQGEVVYPGTYTIKKGETLSSVLERAGGFTSKAFRRGAIFTRESERRRQQEHINETVSRLRQDLSMAAMSAMRSATTADTTSAAQSQIQMQNDFLKSVQGLKATGRIVIKLPETVAMLKATPYDIEMIEGDKLIIPTRPNTVHVLGMVQRATNLIYRPNQPFSTYVKQAGGYAPYANWKKTYILRADGSTVQAYFKNRPAIVEEGDAIVVPQKIMSGIGARNTRDLIDMISKTALSIALIDNTINK from the coding sequence GTGAGACGAAAAAAGTTCTTACCTATTGTAGCACTGGCCATAACCATGGCCCTTTCAAACTATGCCGCCGCCGAAACCGGCCCGAGCATAGCGGCGATGCAGGCACTGGCGGCACCGGTAGTGGCGGAAGGGGGCCCTGCTCCCGCTCAGGGATCGGCACCAGAAGGCCAAACACCGGAGGGCCAACAAGAAGGCCAAGAGGGCGATGAAGCCGAAGGCCCGGAAGGAAAGCAGGAAGGACAGCAAGAAGGGATCCAGGCCCCTGAGGGAGGAGAGGAAATAGACGACTTCCTGGCAGGTGGAGCGAGAAACCGATTCACCACCCGCCTTCCTCGGTACGGAGCTGCCTTCTTTAGAGGAACCCCCTCCACCTTCGCACCGGTCCAGGACGTGCCAGTCGGGCCGGACTACGTCGTCGGCCCGGGAGACGAGATAAGGATATCGGTCTGGGGCCTTGAGGAAAGACACTTCTCCGTCACCGTAGACCGAAACGGCTCGGTATCCCTGCCTGTCGCAGGGGTGGTGGGAGCGGCGGGACTCACCTTCGGCCAGCTCCAAAATGCCATAGAGAAGGCCTACGCCCGGTTCTTAAACGACTTCGACATAAACGTCACCATGGGCAGGCTCCACTCTATAACGGTCTACGTCACTGGCAACGCCAGACGGCCAGGGGCCTACACCGTGTCGTCCCTCTCCACTGTGATGAACGTCCTCCTCGCCTCGGGAGGCCCGTCGGACTCGGGGTCAATGAGAAAGATCCAGCTCAAACGAGGGGGAAAGGTCATCACCACCTTCGACGCCTACGACCTGCTTATGCACGGCAACAAAGCCAACGACGTCCGAGTCATGGCAGGAGACGTCCTCTTCATACCGACGGTAGGCAAGCTGGCGGCCATAACGGGAGACATCAGAACCCCTGCGGTCTACGAGATGAAAGGCGACTCTCTCTCCCTCTCGGAGCTGATTAACATGGCGGGAGGGCTCACCCAGAGGGCCTACAAAGGCAGGGTGCAGATAGAGAGGTTTCAGGACAACCAAAGGCGAATCACCTTTGAGGGAGACATCGTCAACCTAGACCCTAAAGCCCAGGGAGGCATAGCCCTCCAAAACGGCGACCTGGTGCGGATCTACCCCGTCCCTGTGGCCCAGGCCATGATCAACATAACAGGAGCGGTGGCCCAGCCGGGACAGTTCGCCATCGACGCGGGCTCCACAAAACTGGCGGACGTCATTCAAAGGGCCGGAGGAATCCTCTACATGGCCTCGGACAGGGCGGAGATCACCAGGGTCAAAGTCACCCAGCAGGGACCGATCACCGAACACATAGAGGTAAACGTCAAAAAAGCCCTGGAGGGCTCGATACAGGACAACATCGCCCTCCAGATAAACGACTACATATTCATAAGAAACGTCCCCGAATGGGACCTCTACAGGACCGTCAACATTCAGGGCGAGGTGGTCTACCCGGGAACCTACACCATCAAAAAAGGTGAGACCCTCTCCAGCGTCCTGGAAAGGGCGGGAGGCTTCACATCCAAAGCCTTCAGAAGGGGAGCCATCTTCACCAGAGAAAGCGAAAGACGAAGACAGCAGGAGCACATAAACGAGACCGTTAGCAGACTTAGACAGGATCTCTCCATGGCCGCCATGAGCGCCATGAGAAGCGCGACCACCGCCGACACCACCAGTGCGGCCCAGAGCCAGATACAGATGCAAAACGACTTCCTAAAAAGCGTCCAGGGACTGAAGGCAACAGGGCGAATTGTGATAAAATTGCCCGAAACGGTGGCGATGCTCAAAGCCACCCCCTACGACATAGAGATGATCGAGGGAGACAAGCTGATAATCCCCACCAGGCCAAACACCGTCCACGTACTGGGGATGGTCCAGAGGGCGACCAACCTTATCTACAGGCCTAACCAGCCCTTCAGCACCTACGTAAAACAGGCGGGGGGCTATGCACCATACGCCAACTGGAAGAAAACCTACATCCTGAGGGCGGACGGCAGCACCGTCCAGGCCTACTTCAAAAACAGGCCCGCCATAGTGGAAGAAGGGGACGCCATAGTGGTTCCCCAGAAGATAATGAGCGGCATAGGGGCAAGAAATACCAGAGACCTTATAGACATGATCTCAAAAACCGCCCTGTCCATAGCCCTCATAGACAACACTATCAACAAATAG
- a CDS encoding glycosyltransferase, translated as MRKAELSAMVTLGIPFHEGVPNNHLEQAIKSILNQTVTPSEIHLIQDGEVSESKARIIKKYLESNNMTLIVNKKNCGLAYSLNRSIAQTKTKYYARMDSDDIALPQRIELQISYMEKNPCVDILGSWALEFKNGNYKNQKDLFLKKMPTAQKDIEAWFHFRNPLIHPTVVFRRSVFSKTGMYSENFKSDQDLELWGRALKNNVKIANLPLPLLLFRTDNMIKKRSEKSRIMRQVKARFSYNTWSPKLNALKVIAIIFRMLPHSIREWGYGNLR; from the coding sequence ATGAGAAAAGCAGAATTGAGTGCGATGGTGACTCTAGGCATACCTTTTCACGAAGGAGTGCCTAACAATCATCTTGAGCAGGCTATAAAATCGATACTCAACCAAACCGTTACCCCTTCAGAAATCCATCTTATTCAAGACGGAGAAGTCTCTGAGTCGAAAGCTAGAATCATAAAAAAATACCTTGAATCTAACAACATGACTCTCATAGTAAACAAAAAAAACTGTGGACTCGCATACAGTCTAAACAGGTCCATTGCACAGACAAAAACTAAATACTACGCCAGAATGGACTCCGACGATATTGCACTACCTCAAAGAATTGAGCTACAAATCTCTTATATGGAAAAAAATCCCTGTGTGGATATTTTAGGGTCTTGGGCCCTTGAGTTCAAAAACGGTAACTACAAAAACCAAAAAGATTTATTTCTCAAAAAAATGCCAACTGCACAAAAAGATATTGAGGCTTGGTTTCACTTTAGGAATCCACTGATACACCCAACTGTTGTATTTAGACGAAGTGTATTCAGCAAAACAGGCATGTACTCCGAAAACTTTAAATCAGATCAGGACCTAGAACTGTGGGGAAGGGCGCTTAAAAACAATGTCAAGATAGCGAACTTACCTCTACCCTTACTGCTTTTTCGAACGGATAACATGATAAAAAAACGATCAGAAAAAAGCAGGATCATGCGACAAGTAAAAGCAAGATTTTCGTATAACACTTGGTCACCAAAACTAAACGCATTAAAAGTTATTGCTATCATCTTCAGAATGCTACCCCACAGTATAAGGGAGTGGGGATACGGCAATCTTAGATAA
- a CDS encoding UDP-glucose dehydrogenase family protein: MIGTGYVGLVTGTCLAEVGNHVWCVDVDQRKIEKLQNGEIPIYEPGLEDIVARNVKQGRLQFTTDLKEALDDSLFVFIAVGTPPGEDGSADLSYVFNAAKQIGASMENYKIVVAKSTIPVGTTEKIAGHISQEIASRDRKDLDFDVAFCPEFLKEGSAIDDFMKPDRIVVGTQNSRTAELLKELFSPFCMRENRIISMSIPSAELTKYASNSMLATRISFMNQLARFCEKVGADIDQVRHGMGSDSRIGSAFLYPGVGYGGSCFPKDVKALIHSGIENQSPMTLLESVEEINKTQREWFYQKVLNHYDGDLTGKTLAVWGLSFKPNTDDVREAPALDIIPWLLEKGATVRAYDPVGQENAKAELPKTDSIIYCEDNYQALENADGLLLLTEWLPFRRPEFDRMKELMAGDVIFDGRNQYNPEQMNAMGFVYHGIGRCVL; encoded by the coding sequence ATGATAGGAACAGGATATGTAGGTCTCGTCACCGGAACCTGCCTGGCGGAGGTTGGAAACCACGTCTGGTGTGTGGACGTGGACCAGAGGAAGATAGAGAAGCTCCAAAACGGAGAGATCCCAATATACGAGCCAGGGCTGGAGGACATAGTCGCCAGAAACGTAAAGCAGGGAAGGCTTCAGTTCACCACCGACCTTAAAGAGGCTTTGGATGACAGTCTGTTCGTATTTATAGCTGTTGGAACCCCTCCTGGGGAGGACGGCTCCGCCGATCTATCCTACGTATTCAACGCCGCAAAACAGATCGGGGCCTCCATGGAAAACTACAAAATCGTCGTGGCAAAATCCACCATTCCCGTAGGGACAACGGAGAAAATCGCCGGTCACATATCCCAGGAGATCGCCTCCAGAGATCGTAAGGATCTGGACTTCGACGTGGCCTTCTGCCCGGAGTTCCTCAAAGAGGGGTCGGCCATAGATGACTTCATGAAACCCGACCGTATCGTCGTAGGAACCCAAAACAGCAGAACAGCCGAGCTTCTGAAAGAGCTTTTCTCCCCTTTCTGCATGAGGGAAAACAGGATAATATCCATGTCCATACCCTCTGCGGAGCTGACCAAATACGCCTCCAACTCTATGCTTGCCACCAGGATCAGCTTCATGAACCAGCTAGCAAGGTTCTGCGAGAAAGTCGGAGCGGACATAGACCAGGTGCGTCACGGTATGGGAAGCGACAGCCGAATCGGCTCGGCATTCCTCTACCCCGGTGTGGGATACGGCGGATCCTGCTTCCCTAAAGACGTAAAGGCCCTTATCCACTCGGGCATAGAAAACCAAAGCCCTATGACCCTTCTGGAGTCGGTGGAGGAGATAAACAAAACCCAGAGAGAGTGGTTCTATCAGAAGGTATTAAACCACTACGACGGCGACCTTACGGGAAAGACCTTGGCGGTATGGGGCTTGAGCTTTAAACCTAACACCGACGACGTTAGAGAAGCCCCCGCTTTGGACATAATACCCTGGCTGTTGGAAAAAGGGGCCACCGTAAGGGCCTACGACCCGGTGGGACAGGAAAACGCAAAAGCCGAGCTTCCAAAGACCGACAGTATAATCTACTGCGAGGACAACTATCAGGCACTGGAAAACGCCGATGGTCTCCTCCTCCTGACCGAATGGCTTCCCTTCCGTCGTCCCGAGTTCGATAGGATGAAAGAGCTAATGGCAGGAGACGTCATCTTCGACGGAAGGAACCAGTATAACCCGGAGCAGATGAACGCCATGGGATTCGTCTATCACGGCATAGGGAGGTGTGTTCTGTGA
- a CDS encoding transposase has protein sequence MAKYSKEQKEAIQSRMMPPENISIPRLSQETGITVTTLYNWRKELRLSGKAAPGRED, from the coding sequence ATGGCTAAGTACAGCAAAGAGCAAAAAGAGGCTATCCAGAGCAGAATGATGCCACCGGAAAACATATCCATTCCTAGATTATCTCAGGAAACCGGAATAACGGTAACCACGCTCTACAACTGGAGAAAAGAGCTCAGATTGTCCGGCAAAGCCGCACCTGGCAGAGAGGAT
- a CDS encoding GumC family protein, whose protein sequence is MEDKPIERQDPYYDEDEIDLLDLLLVLARRKGFIIKTTTIFALLSIVYALVATPIYKADTQVIPPQSGGSGAMAALAQMGVPDFAAGMMGVKTPSDLLVAITKSRPVLDKVIDQFDLMNRQPKPSHPAVETVKETLGNIISPIVKALSPEGDGEGEGKKILRTDIRNSLSGATSATADAKSGIITISVSDTSPDMAAAIANSYVDQLQTIMQSLAFSQASQQRLFLEEQVKESQLNLLASEQKLSEYQIRTGILNVGDQASAVVESLTKLRAQVTAKEVELRSTQTFATANNPRVKQLQAELSSLRQQLQRMEASTGSTSPSDISLKDLPDAGLEYLRLMRDLKFHETLYGMLLKQYESARISEAQEPSVVQVLSKAETPELKDKPKKKLIVVLATVLGGFIGVFGAFLKEFASNAQSDPERKAKMDELKRSLRIFGGKKS, encoded by the coding sequence ATGGAAGACAAACCCATAGAAAGACAGGACCCCTACTACGACGAGGACGAAATAGACCTCCTAGACCTCCTCCTGGTTCTCGCCAGGAGGAAGGGGTTTATAATAAAGACCACCACTATCTTCGCCCTGCTGTCAATAGTCTACGCACTGGTAGCCACACCTATCTACAAGGCGGACACCCAGGTGATCCCACCACAAAGCGGAGGATCAGGGGCCATGGCGGCACTGGCCCAGATGGGAGTTCCCGACTTCGCCGCAGGAATGATGGGGGTGAAGACCCCCAGCGACCTACTGGTAGCCATAACCAAAAGCCGTCCGGTGCTGGACAAAGTGATAGACCAATTCGACCTGATGAACCGACAGCCGAAACCCTCTCACCCAGCGGTAGAGACGGTAAAGGAGACCCTGGGGAACATAATCTCCCCAATAGTCAAGGCCCTGTCTCCTGAGGGTGACGGCGAGGGAGAGGGCAAAAAGATACTCAGGACCGACATCAGGAACAGCCTGTCAGGGGCGACCTCCGCCACAGCCGACGCAAAGAGCGGAATAATAACCATCTCGGTATCCGACACTTCGCCGGACATGGCAGCTGCCATAGCCAACAGCTACGTGGATCAGCTCCAGACCATCATGCAGAGCCTGGCCTTTAGTCAGGCATCCCAACAGAGGCTGTTCCTGGAAGAGCAGGTCAAAGAGTCTCAGCTCAACCTGCTGGCGTCGGAGCAAAAGCTGTCGGAATATCAGATAAGGACGGGCATACTGAACGTCGGAGACCAGGCCTCGGCGGTGGTGGAGAGCCTGACAAAGCTAAGAGCCCAGGTTACGGCAAAAGAGGTTGAGCTGAGGTCCACCCAAACCTTCGCCACAGCCAACAACCCTAGGGTAAAACAGCTACAGGCGGAGCTATCGAGCCTTAGACAGCAGCTCCAGAGGATGGAGGCCAGCACGGGCTCCACCTCGCCATCGGACATATCCCTGAAGGACCTGCCCGACGCAGGGCTGGAATATTTGAGGCTAATGAGAGACCTCAAGTTCCACGAAACACTCTACGGAATGCTCCTAAAACAGTACGAAAGCGCCAGAATCTCCGAGGCCCAGGAGCCAAGCGTGGTCCAGGTGCTGAGCAAGGCGGAAACACCGGAGCTGAAGGACAAACCAAAGAAAAAGCTGATAGTCGTCCTCGCCACGGTGCTTGGAGGATTTATAGGGGTGTTCGGAGCCTTCCTGAAGGAGTTCGCCTCCAACGCCCAGTCGGACCCGGAGAGAAAGGCAAAGATGGACGAGTTGAAGAGGAGCCTGAGGATATTCGGCGGCAAAAAAAGCTAG